GGCCAGTCCCAGCGGTTTTGCGATAAAGCCGAGTCGGAACAGAATAACGTCCAGTCCTTTGATAAGATTCTCGCAGATGCCGATGATGAAAGCCCCGATGACCGCTCCGGGAATGGAGCCGATGCCGCCGAACACCGCCGCGACGAAGGCTTTCAGGCCGGGCATGGCGCCGGAAGTCTGAATGACCGTCGAATAGTTCGTGAAATACAGCACCGAGCCGACCGCCGCCAGGAAAGAGCCGATGACGAACGTCGCCGAAATGACCCGGTCGATCTTGATGCCCATCAGAAGGCTCGTCTCGAAGTCCTTGCTGACCGCGCGCATCGCCATGCCCAGCTTGGTGCGGTTGATCAGCATGACGAGGATGCCCGCCAGGAGCAGCGTCAGAAACGGCGTGATGATCGTGACCATCGTAGTGGTCGCGCCGCTGATGCGGACCGAATCCGAGATGAAAGGAATCTTTGGATAGAACTGGTTCAGGCCGCCCGTGACGTAGAGCACGAGGTTCTGAAGCGTGTAGCTCACGCCGATGGCCGAAATCATAACGCTCATCCTGGGCGCCGCGCGCAGAGGTTTGTAGGCGATGCGCTCGATGAAGAAGCCGATCAGCGACGTCAGGATCAGCACGACGGGCACCGAGACATAGAGTGGCGCCGCAGCCGAGATATAGACCATCAGGATACCGGCCACCATGAACACGTCGCCGTGGGCGAAGTTGATGAGACGCAGGATGCCGTACACCATCGTGTAGCCGATGGCGATCAGCGCGTACTGCCCCCCCACCGAAATGCCCGACAGCAGATAGGGAAAAACGGTTTTCCACATGAGGAGAACGACTCCCTTTCAGATTAGATTTCAACGCGGAAGGCGCGGCGGGGAAGAACCTGACAGCCTCGCCGCGCCCTCGTTCGCAATCGGAAAAACAACGCCTTCTTTTCTTTTTCTGAAAATATTACAAAGCGTTTTTGACGCCGCTTACTTTACGCCGCCCACATGATGCTCGGCCAGGAAGTCCCACTGGCCGGTCTCGGGATTGACGGTTTTGAGGAACGCCGAGTCGCGGATGGCGTCGCCGTTTTTGTCGAAGGAGATCATGCCGCTGACGCCCTTATACTTGACGCCCCACAGCGCCTTGTTCACGTCTCTGGGATCGGGGGAAGCGGAAGCCTTGAGCGCCTCGAGCGCCACATAATACGCGTCGTAGCCCATCACTGAAATCGCGGCGATCATGTCGTTGCCGCCGTTGTTCGTCATCGCTTCGGAATCGTCGTGCAACCACTGCTTGAATCCCTCGTCGAACTTGGGCGAGCCGCCCTCCTGGTAGAAGGTGGAGACGACCAGCTTGACCTTGGCGTCCTTGGCCGCTTCGGCCGTCTTGTTGCTGTCGAGCGTGTCGCCGCCGAGGATCGGGAACGTCGCGCCCTGAGCGCCGGCCTGGGCGAGGATCTGCGTCGAATAGGCGAGCGAAGTGGGGCAGAAGAACACGTCCGCGCCGTACATCTTCGCGTTGGTCAGATAGGATGTGAAGTCCGAGTTGCCCGTGGGGAACGTGTCGGTAATCACCTTGCCGCCCAGCTTTTCGAAAGTCATCTTGAAATAGTGGCACAGGCCGACGTCGTAGTCGTTGCCCAGTTCGCCGAGGCAGTACGCCGTGCGCGCGCCAAGCTCGTTGTAGGCGTAGTCGGCGAGCACCGTTCCCTGGAACGGATCGAGGAAGCAGACGCGGAAATAGTGCGTGTTGCCCGCCGTCACCTGCGGGTTGGTGCAGCCGATGCCGATGGCGGGAACGCCGCCGTCGGCGAAGTAGCGGGAGCCGGCGATGGAAACGGCCGAACCGTAGGAGCCGAGCACCACGGAAACGCCCGCGCTGACCAGCTTCTGGGCCGCCGAAGGCGCCTTGTCGGGCGAAGAACCGTTGTCGGCGTAAACCAGTTCGACGTCGTACGTCTCGCCGTTGATCACGACCGTCGGCGTTTCGTGAAAGCCGAACTGCGACCCCAGGGTTTCCTGTTTGCCGCCCGCGCCGCTGTCGCCGGACGCCGGCTGGAAAATGCCGATACGGACGACCTTATTCGCCGCCAGGGCCGTTGAAGCCATCATGCAGAAAGCTACCGCAAAAGCGCAAAATTTCCTCATTACTTTATTTCTCCTTTCGTGTATTATGTGGATAACGACGCTTAAAAGATTATAAGTTATTGAATAGAGGTTTTCAAGTAGAAAAACAGAAAATACAAATTATCCACGCGAAATATATTATCGACAGTCGGATTATTTGGCTCCGTCCCCGCGGTACGAAGAAAGCGCCCCCGTGTTCGGCTTTTTGATCAAGAAGCGGTATCAGTCCGGTTCCTGCACGTCCCATCGGACTCGCAGGCAGCAGATCAGCAGCGTCGCCGCGCTCAGCGCCCAGGTGATGGGATAGGCGGCGTAGAGCAGGCGGATGTCGTGATTGATGCGCAGCGCGACCGACAGATAGCCGACGCGGATCAGACACCAGCACACCAGCATGACCAGCATCGGTACGACGGCCTTGCCCAAACCGCGCAGGATGCCCGCCATGCAATGAGACATCGCCGGCAGAAAGTAAAACGGCGTGGCGATGCGCGACTGTGCGACGCCGAACGCGACGACCTCCGGCTCGGCGCCGAAAGCCATCATCAGCGGGCGGATGTTGAAGAGGATCAGCAGCGCCAGCAGCTCCGCCATGATCGCTCCGGCGCAGAGCGCGAAGACGGCGCCGCGGCGTGCCCGCTCATGCTGGCACGCTCCCATGTTTTGACCGATAAAGGTCGTGATCGACAGGGCAAAACTGGAAATGGGCAGGAAAGCGAATCCCTCCAGTTTCAGAAATGTGCCGCTGCCGGCCATGGCCATGGCGCCGAAAGAGTTGATGTGCGACTGGACGACCATGTTGGCAAAAGAGATGATGGAGTTTTGCAGCCCCGAGGGGACGCCCATGCGCAGGATCTGTTTCAGCATCGGCCAGTCGGGGCGCAGATCGCGCCACGACACGCGCGCCTCGCCGCCGTGACGGCTCAGGTGATAAAACCCCAGCGCGGCGCTGGCCGCCTGCGAGATCACCGTGGCAACCGCCACGCCGGCCACGCCCCAGCGGAAAACGACCACGAAAACCAGGTCCAGCGCCACGTTGACCAACGAGGAGAAAATCAGGTAATACAGCGGATGCCGGCTGTCGCCGACCGCCTGGAGGATGCCGTTGACGCAGTTGTAGAGCACCACGGAAAGCAAGCCGCCGAAATAGATGCGGAAGTAGGTCAGCGAATTGGGCAGCACGGTCTCCGGCGTGCCCATCAGCCTGAGGATGACGGGCGAGAAGACGACGCCGAGCGCCGACAGCAGACCGCCCCCCAGGAGCGCGAAGAATGCCGTGGTGTGCACGGAAATGCGCAGCCGTTCGGCATCGCGTGCGCCATAATAGCGGGCGATGATCACGCCGGCGCCGACGAATACGCCCTGCAGGAAGCCGATCAGCAGAAAGGCCATGTGTCCCGACGAAGCGACGGCGGCGAGGGCGTCGCTGCCGATGAAGTTGCCGACCACCAGCGAATCGACCGTGTTGTACATCTGCTGGAACAGGTTGCCGAGAAAAAGCGGCAGCGCGAACGTGAGCAGCGTTTTGGCGATAGGGCCCTGCGTGAGCAGCGCGGATTGATCTCTCATAGACGAAGCCTTCTCTCACGGATTTGGTTTTTATTTTATCAGAAAGGCAGGAAAATTTTGCCTTTTTGCGTTTTCTCGTCCGAAGCTATCGCCTTGCCTTTCCGGAACCGAACGGAAATTGCCCGGGAGCGGGATGGCGGATGTTTTATATTTTCATGGAAGGTGGTATATCCTTTTGACAGACGGAGTAAAATGATGTATTGTTACTTTGTTTAAAAGCGCGTTGCTGATGTTTTTACTATATAAACTGACAGTTCTAAAATGAAAGGGCAGGTAGATATCAATGGACAAGAACAGCGACAAGTACATCCGGGACGTTGACGCCGAGATCGCCGACATCATTATCGAAGAGTACCGCCGCCAGAACCACCAGATCGAGCTGATCGCCTCCGAGAACTTCACCTCGCGCGCCGTCATGGCGGCGATGGGCTCCGTGCTCACCAACAAGTACGCCGAAGGCTACCCCGCCAAACGCTACTACGGCGGCTGCGAAGTCGTCGATAAGGCCGAAAACCTCGCCCGCGACCGCGCCAAGAAACTCTTCGGCTGCGACCACGTCAACGTCCAGCCCCACGCCGGCAGCCAGGCCAACATGGCCGTCTACTTCTCCCAGCTCCAGCCCGGCGACACCATCCTGGCCATGAACCTCACCGATGGCGGACACCTCACCCACGGCTCCCCCGTCAACTTCTCCGGCAGACTCTACAACGTCGTCCCCTACGGCGTCAGCCGCGACACCGAGACCATCGACTTCGACCAGGTGCGCGAGCTTGCCCGCAAGCATCATCCCAAGATGATCGTCTGCGGCGCCAGCGCCTACCCCCGCATCATCGACGCGTCGAAATTCCGCGAGATCGCCGACGAAGTCGGGGCCCTCGTCATGTTCGACATCGCCCACATCGCCGGCCTCGTCGCCGCCGGAGTCCATCCCAATCCCGTGCCCTACTGCGACTTCGTCACCACCACCACCCACAAGACCCTGCGCGGCCCCCGCGGCGGCATGGTCATGTGCAAAGAACAGTACGCCAAGAAACTCGACTCCGCCATCTTCCCCGGCATGCAGGGCGGCCCCCTCATGCACATCATCGCCGCCAAAGCCGTCGCCTTCGCCGAAGCCCTCAGACCCGAGTTCAAGACCTACCAGCAGAACATCGTCGGCAACTGCAAACACCTTGCCGAAAAGATGATGGAGAAAGGCTTCCGCCTCGTCTCCGGCGGCACCGACAACCACCTGATCCTCGTCGACCTGACCAGCAAAGGCGTGACCGGCAAACAGGCGCAGATCGCGCTCGACCAGGCCGGCATCACCGTCAACCGCAACACCATCCCGTTCGAGACCCTGAGCCCGATGGTGACCAGCGGCGTGCGCATCGGCACGGCGGCGGCGACCACGCGCGGCTTCGGCCGCGAGGAAATGGAGAAGATCGCCGGCTGGATCGACCGCGTGGTCACCCACATCGACGACGAAGCGGAGATCGGGAAAGTCCGCGCCGAGATCACCGAACTCTGCGAGGCGAAACCGCTCTATCCCGGGCTGTATTGAACCGACGCCCCGGGCGGATCGAAATGAACGGCGCCGGACGGGGACTGCTCATGCAGCCGCCGGCCGGCGCCGTTGCGTTCGGCTTTTTGATTTAAGAAATAATATTCAGAGGCATTTATTGTTGAAGTGCGCTCAGCGGGGCGCTTTGGGGCTCAGAAGGTTCCTGGCGGTGGCGAGCAGATCCTCGTGTTCGATCGTGCTGACGTCGAAGCGCAGCAGCGAGAACACGGCCTGAAGGATAAAACTGATGCCGAAGACGGCGACGACGGTGCCGACGCCGATCTTGGCGCCGCAGAGCCA
This sequence is a window from Pyramidobacter sp. YE332. Protein-coding genes within it:
- a CDS encoding branched-chain amino acid ABC transporter permease, whose product is MWKTVFPYLLSGISVGGQYALIAIGYTMVYGILRLINFAHGDVFMVAGILMVYISAAAPLYVSVPVVLILTSLIGFFIERIAYKPLRAAPRMSVMISAIGVSYTLQNLVLYVTGGLNQFYPKIPFISDSVRISGATTTMVTIITPFLTLLLAGILVMLINRTKLGMAMRAVSKDFETSLLMGIKIDRVISATFVIGSFLAAVGSVLYFTNYSTVIQTSGAMPGLKAFVAAVFGGIGSIPGAVIGAFIIGICENLIKGLDVILFRLGFIAKPLGLATFSDAFTFALLIVILLVKPTGLFGEEHTDKV
- a CDS encoding ABC transporter substrate-binding protein, whose amino-acid sequence is MRKFCAFAVAFCMMASTALAANKVVRIGIFQPASGDSGAGGKQETLGSQFGFHETPTVVINGETYDVELVYADNGSSPDKAPSAAQKLVSAGVSVVLGSYGSAVSIAGSRYFADGGVPAIGIGCTNPQVTAGNTHYFRVCFLDPFQGTVLADYAYNELGARTAYCLGELGNDYDVGLCHYFKMTFEKLGGKVITDTFPTGNSDFTSYLTNAKMYGADVFFCPTSLAYSTQILAQAGAQGATFPILGGDTLDSNKTAEAAKDAKVKLVVSTFYQEGGSPKFDEGFKQWLHDDSEAMTNNGGNDMIAAISVMGYDAYYVALEALKASASPDPRDVNKALWGVKYKGVSGMISFDKNGDAIRDSAFLKTVNPETGQWDFLAEHHVGGVK
- a CDS encoding MATE family efflux transporter, with the protein product MRDQSALLTQGPIAKTLLTFALPLFLGNLFQQMYNTVDSLVVGNFIGSDALAAVASSGHMAFLLIGFLQGVFVGAGVIIARYYGARDAERLRISVHTTAFFALLGGGLLSALGVVFSPVILRLMGTPETVLPNSLTYFRIYFGGLLSVVLYNCVNGILQAVGDSRHPLYYLIFSSLVNVALDLVFVVVFRWGVAGVAVATVISQAASAALGFYHLSRHGGEARVSWRDLRPDWPMLKQILRMGVPSGLQNSIISFANMVVQSHINSFGAMAMAGSGTFLKLEGFAFLPISSFALSITTFIGQNMGACQHERARRGAVFALCAGAIMAELLALLILFNIRPLMMAFGAEPEVVAFGVAQSRIATPFYFLPAMSHCMAGILRGLGKAVVPMLVMLVCWCLIRVGYLSVALRINHDIRLLYAAYPITWALSAATLLICCLRVRWDVQEPD
- the glyA gene encoding serine hydroxymethyltransferase, which gives rise to MDKNSDKYIRDVDAEIADIIIEEYRRQNHQIELIASENFTSRAVMAAMGSVLTNKYAEGYPAKRYYGGCEVVDKAENLARDRAKKLFGCDHVNVQPHAGSQANMAVYFSQLQPGDTILAMNLTDGGHLTHGSPVNFSGRLYNVVPYGVSRDTETIDFDQVRELARKHHPKMIVCGASAYPRIIDASKFREIADEVGALVMFDIAHIAGLVAAGVHPNPVPYCDFVTTTTHKTLRGPRGGMVMCKEQYAKKLDSAIFPGMQGGPLMHIIAAKAVAFAEALRPEFKTYQQNIVGNCKHLAEKMMEKGFRLVSGGTDNHLILVDLTSKGVTGKQAQIALDQAGITVNRNTIPFETLSPMVTSGVRIGTAAATTRGFGREEMEKIAGWIDRVVTHIDDEAEIGKVRAEITELCEAKPLYPGLY